A stretch of Arachis hypogaea cultivar Tifrunner chromosome 15, arahy.Tifrunner.gnm2.J5K5, whole genome shotgun sequence DNA encodes these proteins:
- the LOC112748347 gene encoding uncharacterized protein — translation MADKENPQLSQDDLLAQIAELQAEVRRIAELSTQNNGENSKGSAQSATDPLNIVPPKEKLTLDNPFSEEITNYQMPKNFTLPTALEPYKGFGDPRAHVKKFQSMMFFNGPNNEPVLCRAFPMYLDGAALLWFSKLSAGSVSSFEDLARSFIDYFAASRIYVHGSDYLGTIKQGQHESLKDYMTRFADATMEIQDLDPAVHLHALKAGLRPGKFRETIAITKPKTLEEFRERAAGQMEIEELREAQKSDKQPHRRDEERTLRSPGNRDTKKPPKPTSKYNTYTRFNTRRENIIREIFNAKIIKPPARAGNYQDQRFVDKTKHCAFHRKFGHTTDDCMVAKDLLERLARQGLLDKYIETRKGRGGNSERVEHKQAMADDKKDRTTSDPPRGVINHISGGFAGRGETSSARKRSYRAMLAIEGTIQPRKDKELDVTISFTKQTSDQQALTSTTPW, via the coding sequence ATGGCTGACAAGGAAAACCCACAACTCTCACAGGATGACCTCCTGGCTCAAATCGCCGAGCTTCAGGCGGAGGTACGAAGAATAGCCGAGCTCTCAACACAGAACAATGGAGAGAACTCCAAAGGCTCGGCTCAAAGTGCTACGGACCCTTTAAACATCGTCCCGCCAAAGGAAAAGCTCACCCTCGACAACCCTTTCTCCGAGGAGATCACAAATTACCAGATGCCAAAAAACTTTACGCTACCCACCGCGCTGGAGCCGTACAAGGGGTTCGGCGACCCCCGAGCCCATGTGAAGAAGTTCCAATCAATGATGTTTTTCAACGGCCCTAACAATGAACCCGTCCTCTGCCGAGCATTCCCCATGTACCTAGATGGTGCTGCGTTACTCTGGTTTTCTAAACTTTCTGCAGGTTCGGTTTCCTCCTTTGAAGACCTCGCCAGATCATTCATTGATTATTTTGCTGCATCAAGAATCTATGTACATGGCTCGGACTATCTCGGCACCATCAAACAAGGTCAGCACGAGAGCCTGAAAGACTACATGACCAGATTCGCTGACGCCACTATGGAGATCCAAGACTTGGACCCGGCCGTTCACCTGCACGCTCTCAAGGCCGGCCTCAGGCCTGGCAAATTTCGGGAGACTATTGCCATTACAAAGCCTAAGACGCTAGAGGAATTCCGAGAAAGGGCGGCAGGTCAAATGGAGATCGAAGAACTCCGAGAAGCCCAAAAGTCGGACAAACAACCACATCGGAGAGATGAAGAAAGAACTCTCAGATCGCCAGGCAACAGGGACACTAAGAAACCTCCCAAGCCCACGTCAAAGTACAACACATACACCAGATTCAATACCAGAAGAGAAAACATCATCAGAGAGATCTTCAACGCCAAAATCATAAAGCCACCAGCCCGAGCAGGAAACTACCAGGATCAAAGGTTCGTCGACAAGACAAAGCATTGTGCCTTCCACCGGAAGTTCGGTCACACTACGGACGACTGCATGGTCGCGAAGGACCTCCTGGAAAGGTTAGCACGCCAAGGGCTCCTGGACAAATATATCGAAACCCGGAAGGGCAGAGGAGGAAACTCGGAAAGGGTAGAGCATAAGCAAGCAATGGCCGATGATAAAAAAGACAGGACAACTTCTGATCCACCAAGAGGAGTCATTAACCACATATCGGGGGGATTCGCAGGCAGAGGAGAAACAAGCTCGGCCAGAAAGCGAAGCTA